GGCTCAGCGGAATGGCCTCGGCCACCAGCGGCTGGCGGGCCAGCGCCTCGAAGTCGGCCAGGGCGATGTTGCCGGGCGGCACGTCGATGTGGAACACGCCCGCCAGGATCAGCTGCAGCGGGCTGCCCTTGGCGCCCACCACCAGGTCGATGCCCTGCACGTCGCGTTCGAACGCCTGGTCGATCTGGCGGCTGACCAGCAGCACCAGCGTGACCGCGGCGAGGCCGAGCGCGAGCAGCAGCAGGTTGAGCGCGGCCGGCAGCGGGCGCGACCACAGATAGCGCCACGAAAGGCCCAGGACGTTTGCTATATTTTTCATAGCGATATGCCCTAGGGTTGATTGCCCTGCAGGCCGATTTCATTCAGATCCAGGCACTGGGCGCCCGGCCGGTCCGCCAGGGCCTGCGCCGCGCGCCGGTCGTGCGTGGCGACCACCAGGCTGGCGCCGCAGGATTCGGCGCAGGCCGTGAGCAGCGCCAGCGCGTCGGCGGCGGCCTCGTCGTCCAGGCTGGCGGTGGGCTCGTCGGCCAGCAGCACCCGGGGCGACAGCAGCACGGCGCGCGCCAGGGCCACGCGCTGCGCCTGCCCGCCCGACAGTTGATGCGGCCGGCGGCCCGCCAGGTCGGCCACGCCCAGGCGGTCGAGCGCGGTGTGGATGGCGGCGACATCGCGCAGCAGCCCGGCGGCGAAGTATGGCAGCGCGAGGTTCTCGGCCACGGTGAGCGCGGCGCTCAGGTGCAGGGTCTGCGGCACGAAGCCGATGTGGCGCGCCCGCCAGGCATCGCGCGCCGCGCCGCCCAGGCGGTCCAGCGCCTGGCCGGCCACCTCCACCGTGCCGGCGCTCGCGCGGCGCAGCCCGGCCACCAGGGCCAGCCAGGTCGATTTGCCCGAGCCGGAGCGGCCCTGCAGCAGCAGGCAGCCGCCCTGCGGCAGGTCCACATCGGGAAACCGCAGCGGTGCGGTGCCGGCGTAGGCGAAGGCCAGCGCCTGCGTGCGGATCACTCGCCGTCCCCGGGGTGCGCGGTTTGCGCGCACACGGCGCACCGGCCGCGCACGGCGACGTCCAGCGCCAGGCGGTCGTGGCCGGCCGAGGCCAGGGCCTTCAGCATCTGGCGCGCGGCCGCCTGCAGCGGCGCCGCGCCCTCGGTCACGGGAAACTGCCGGTGGCAGTCGTTACACTCGAAATGCGGCGCGGCCGGCTCGCTCTTGTGGCCCACCAGGGTGTAGCGGGCCACGCGCTGGGCATCAATGTGCCGGCGCATCAACCCGGCGCCGGCCAGCCGGTCCAGCAGCCGGTAGACCGTGACGCGGTTGACCACCACGCCCCGGCGCGCCAGGGCGGATTCCACCTCCGCGCCGGACACCGCGACGGAGGGCTGCGAGGACATCAGCGCCAGCAGGGCGCGCGTGGCGCGGGTGGAACGCAGGCCGGGCGGCAGGGCGCGGGGCGCGGAGGGATCGGGGTGGGGAGAACGGGGCATGGCGGGCGGCCGGCGGCGCGCGCAAAAGGCGCCGGGGATGGCTTGGTAACGCAAACGGGTTGCATTATGGCAGCTTTGACCGGACCGCCCTTCCCGTTCGGCCGTCTGGCGGGTAGCCCGCTGGCCCCACCCGGCCGCTACGGCGCCTGCCCGTCCTGCAGTTTCCGGAGCTGGCGCCGCAGCCGCACGTTGTCCAGGCTGAGGGCCAGCCAGGAGAGGCCGAAGAGTCCGTAGAACACCGCCTCCCCGAAAAATGCGAAGGCCAGCCAGGACGCACCCGCGCACGCCAATGCCGTCACCAGCAGGTACGCGCCGTCCTTGAAAGAAGATGGGGCCATGGAGATCACCTCGCCCGCGACAGGCTCTGGGGGGACAGCGCCAGGGTCATCCGCCCCGCATGCCGGCGCTGGTAGATCTGCGGGTGGGTCTGCAGCACCATGCCCACCTGCGGGTTGAGAAAGCCGTGGCGCGACGCGTAGAACAGCACGTCCGACAGCCCGGTGCCGCCCGAGATCACCCGCCCGGTGGCCACGGCCGCGCTGCCCACCGCCGCCCCGGCGAAGTAGGCCACACCCAAAGCCCCCAGCATGGCCAGGCGCTCGGGCAGCGTGCCGGCGACGACCAGCTCACCCACCGTCACCCGCGGCCCGTGCACACGGGCGGCGTCCACCAGGGTCTTGATGGTGCCCACGATCAACGCGTAGTTCGGGAACGCGGTGGCCGGCACGGGAATCCCGAGCGCCTCCATGTTCTCCCGCCAATAGTCCAGCCACCGGGGTTCATTCTCTGCACCTGCCGACACGGTTCGACCTCCGCCTGAGTCCTTGTTTTGACAGGGCGCAAGTCTAGACAAAAATCGAAGGATTTTGCCGATTAATTACGTAACTGTTGGTCGAATCAGTGGCGCGCGACCGCAGGCCACCGGGGCGCCGCCGGCTCAGTCCGGCTTCAGGAACCGGGTGAACGTCTTGCGGAATTTCTCCACCTTGGGCCCTACCACGAAGGCGCAGTAGCCCTGGCCGGGATGGTTCAGGAAGTAGTCCTGGTGGTAATCCTCGGCCGGCCAGTAGCCCTTGACCGGCACCACCTCGGTCACGATCGGGGCGCCGAAGAGCTTGTCCTGCGACATCTGCCGCACCATCGCCTCGGCTTCGCTTTGGTGCTCGGGGGTCTCGGTGTAGATACCGCTGCGGTACTGCGTGCCCACGTCATTGCCCTGGCGGTTCAGCGTGGTGGGGTCGTGCGTGGCGAAGAAGATTTCCAGCAGGTCGCGCAGCGCGATCACGGCGGGGTCGAAGGTCAGCCGCACCACCTCGGCATGGCCGGTGGTGCCGGTGCAGACGTCCTCGTACGTGGGGTTGGGTTCGCGGCCGTTGGCGTAGCCGCTCTCCACGTCGGTCACGCCGCGAACGCGGTCGAACACGGCTTCGGTGCACCAGAAGCAGCCGCCGCCCAGGGTGATGGTTTGCAGTGTCATGGGATGGTCTTACAGGGTAGGAGTGGCGATCGGGCCATTATGGAAGTCCCACCGCGTTGACGCTGCTCTGCGGGATTGCTACATTACTAACCAGTCAGTCATTAATTATGAATTTGTCCCCCTCCCCCGCCCCCCAGCCGTCCACCAAAGCCTCCAAGCGCGAGCGCCGCAAGGAGGCACGGCCGGGCGAACTGCTGGACGCCGCGCTGGAGCTCTTCGTCGAGAAGGGCTACGCCGCCACCAAGGTGGACGAGGTCGCGGCCCGCGCCGGGGTGTCCAAGGGCACGCTGTTCCTGTACTTCCCCAGCAAGGAAGACCTCTTCAAGGAGGTGGTGCGCCAGAACATCGGCCGGCATTTTCCCGAGTGGGACCTGGAGATCGACCAGTACCCCCACAGCACCGCCGAGCTGCTGCGCTACGCCTACCAGCTGTGGTGGGAACGCATCGGCGCCACGCCCGTCTCCGGCATCACCAAGCTGATGCTCGGCGAATCCAACAACTTTCCCGACATCGTGGCGTTCTACCGCAACGAAGTGGTCGAGCCCGGCCAGAGGCTCATCGGCCGCATCCTGCAGCGCGGCGTGGACCGGGGCGAGTTCCGCGTGCCCGACATGGATTGCGGCATCCACGTCGTGCTGGCGCCGCTCATCTTCATGACGATGTGGAAGCACTCTACGGCCTGCATGCCCGACCTGGAGCGGCTCACACCCGAGCGCTTCATCGCCGCGCAGGTGGACAACCTCCTGTGCGGGCTCTGCGTGCCGGTGGCCGCGCCGCCCGCGGCCCCTAAAATCGAGGGTTGACCCGATCCACGATCCCGCCCGGAGTAACCCCATGAATATGCCCCTGAACACGTCCGCCAACATCAGCGACCCCATCCTGCAGGCCCGCTACAACATGATCGAGCAGCAGATCCGCCCTTGGAATGTGCTGGACACCGACGTGCTGGACCTGCTGTCCGTGGTGCGCCGCGAGGAATTCGTGCCGCCCGCCTACCGCAGCATGGCGTTCATGGACATGGAGATCCCCCTCAACGCCTCCAACGAGCTGGCCCAGCGCCTGGGCCAGTGCATGCTGGCCCCGCGCGTGGAAGCCCGCCTGCTGCAGGACCTGCAGGTCAAGCCGACCGACAGGGTGCTGGAGATCGGCGCCGGTTCGGGCTACATGGCGGCCCTGCTGGCCCACCGCGCCGCGCAGGTCCTGGCGCTGGAGATCGAGCCCGATCTGGTCGAATTCGCCCGCGAGAACCTGCGCAGCGCCGGCGTGCTGAACGCCGAGGTGCGCCATGCCGACGGTGCCCAGGGCGCGGCGGAGCAAGGCCCCTTCGACGTGATCGTGCTCAGCGGCTCGGTGAGCGACGTGCCGCAGGCCCTGCTGTCGCAACTGAGCGAAGGCGGCCGGCTCGCCGCCGTCGTGGGCCAGGAGCCGATGATGCGCGCCACATTTATCCGCCGCACCGGCGACCGTTTCGAGACCACGCAGCCGTGGGACACCATCGCCCCGCGCCTGCTGCACTTCCCCGAGCCATCGCGCTTCACCTTCTGATCCCCTTTCGTCTTTCTCAGGAATCCGCATGATCGACCACGTCCGCCCCGCCCAGCTCACCGAGTGGCTCGCCGCCACCCCCGTCGGTGCCCGCCTGCTGGTTCTGGACGTGCGCGAGCCGTGGGAGCTGCAGACCGCGAGCGTCGCCGCCGAGGACGGGTTCGACGTGGCCGCCATCCCGATGGGCGAGTTGCCCTTGCGCCTGGCCGAACTGGACCGCGATCGCCCCACCGCCTGCCTGTGCCACCACGGCGTGCGCAGCCTGCGCGTGGCGAACTACCTCGACCAGCAGGGCTTCGACCGCGTGGCCAACATCAGCGGCGGCATTGATGCCTGGTCGCACGAGCGCGACGCGGCGGTCCCCCGGTACTGATCGATCCCCGTGGCCGCGGCATCGGGCCCGGCAGCGTGGGGCGCCACGCCTTCCTTTTCCTGAAAGACGTTCATGACGACCTTGCTTCGGTGCATTCCCTTGTCCCTGGCCGTGGCCGTGGCCGCTGCGCTCGCCAGTTTCGGCGCGCAGGCCCAGAGCCTGTCCCAGCTGGTGGAGATGGCGCGCGGCTACGACACGCCCTTCCAGGCCGCCAAGGCGCAGTACGACGCCGCCGGCAGCCGCGCCGAGCAGGCCCGGGCCGGGTTGCTGCCCAGCGCCGGCCTCTCCGCCGGGGCCAACTACGCCAAGACCGAAGTGAACCGCCCGCCGGTGGACCTGAGCGCCCCCAGCCAGAGCGTGGGCCTCACCGCCTCGCAGCCGCTGTACCGCCCGGCCAACCGCATCACCTTCGAGCAGGGCCAGCGCGGTATCGACATCGCACAGGCCCAACTCGAAGGCGTGGCGCAGGACCTCATCGTGCGGGTCAGCCAGGCGTATTTCGACGTGCTGGCCGCTGGCGACACCCTCACCTTCGTGCAGGCCCAGAAAGCCGCGGTGGCCGAGCAACTGGCATCGGCCAAGCGCAACTTCGAGGTGGGCACCTCCACCGTGACCGATTCGCGCGAGGCGCAGGCGCGCTTCGATCTGGTCGTCGCCCAGGAGATCGCCGCCGACAACGACCTGCGCGTGAAGCAGCTGGCGCTCGACCAGGTGGTGGGCCGCCCCGGCGTGACGCCGCAGCCGCTGGCCCAGCCCGTGCAGTTGCCCGAGGTCGCCCCCGCCGACGTGGGCACCTGGGTGCGCTCGGCCGAAGAACTGCAGCCGCAGGTGCGCCAGGCCGCCATCGCGCTCGACGTGGCCCGCCTGGAGACGAAGAAGGCCGAAACCGGCCACCTGCCCACCGTGGACCTGCAGGCCGGCTACAGCGTCTCACGCAACCCCAAGGGCACGCCGACCATTCCCAACGTCAACTCCCGCACCAACAACACCACCGTGGGCGTGCAGCTCACGCTGCCGCTGTTCGCGGGGTTTTCGGTGCAGAACCGCGTGAAGGAAACCCTGTCGCTCGAAGACAAGGCGCTGGCCGACCTGGACAACGCCCGCCGCACCGTGGCGCAGGCCACGCGCGCCGCGTTCTACGGCGTGCAGTCCGGCCAGGGCCAGGTACGCGCCCTGGAGGCGGCCGAAGCCTCCAGCCAGAGCGCGCTGGAGGCCAACCAGCTGGGCTACCAGGTGGGCGTGCGCATCAACATCGACGTGCTCAACTCCCAAAGCCAGCTCTACCAGACCAAGCGCGACCTCGCCCAGGCCCGCTACAACGTGCTGCTGGGCACGCTCAAGCTGCGCCAGGCGGCAGGCACGCTGTCGCAGGACGATCTGCTGGCCATCGATGCGCTGACGGTGCGCTGAGAGGCTGCCGGCCCTTGGCCCGTCCACCGTCTGCATCCTGCCATTGGGACTGTTGAAAGGCAGCTGCCGAGCCTCGGACACTGGCGTTCGAAGGCATCGGCGGTGCCGCCCCCACCATGGAGAAAATATGACTTTTCTGCTTCGACCCAACGCCGCGTGCTGTGGCACCGACCGTGCAGCGCATCGACAACGTGCCTGGCGGAACGCACCATGGGTGCATCCCCGGCGTTTGAACGGTCTGCATCTGCGTTCACCGCGCGGTCGGCTGTCCGGCCCGCCACGGACGCCTTGGTGCGTGCCGAATGAAGCCCGTGGATGAGCCGCGCCCCGTCGCACACCGCTGGTGGCTGGGCGCGTTGCTGGCCGTGTCCCTGGCGGTGCTGGCACTGTGCGCCACCCATCCACCACGCTGGGAGACCAATGACGACGTCGGCATGGCGATGGTGGCGCACGGCTACGGCATGGCCGCCAGCGGCTCGCCGAACCTGATTTTTTCCAATGTGGTCTGGGGCCACATCGTGCGCCTCATCCCTTCGCTGGGCGGCATCAGCGGCTATGTGGTGGCGACGTTCGCGGTTCTCGTTGTGGTCGGCACGGCCGTGCTGTACGGCCTGCGGAGCCTCGGACACGGCTGGTGGCTGGGGGGAAGCGTGGTCGTTTTCCTGCTGGTCCGGCCGTTGCTGCTCCCCCAGTTCACGGTCAATGCGGGCTTGATGGCGGTTGCCGCCGTCATCTGCTTGAACGTGTACATCCAGGCGAGACAGATGCCGGTGCTTTGGCTGAGCGTCGGCCTGCTGTTTCTCAGCGCCATGGTGCGCAGCCATGAATGCATGCTGGTCATGCTGGTGGCCCTGCCCCTGTTGCCCTGGCGTGCGCTGGCACGAGGCCACGCGCCACGCTGGGCTTTCGCTGTGCTCGCCCTGGCCCTGCTGGCTGCCGTATGGCTGGACTGGCAGGCCTACAGGGCGCCGGAGTGGAAGGATTTCAACGACCTGAACCTGGTGCGGGCGGCATTCACCGATTTCGGCGCTGGACAACATCTCATCAACCGTCCCGAGATCCTGGACCGGCACGGCTACACGGCGAACGACCTGGCTTTGGTGGGCAACTGGTTCTTCTCCGACCCGCGCCTGGCCGACCCCATGGCCTTGAAAGCCATGCTGGCCGATGTCGGCTTTTTGGCGCTGCGCACCAATGCGCTGGCCTCGGGCTGGGAAGGAATCCGCGCGCTGTGGCAGCCGGATCTTCGGGTCTCGCTTGCCGCAGCGTTCTTGCTGGGCCTGCTGCTGCCGAATCGCAAGGTGGCCGCCACTTGGTTGCTGTGCATCGCGGCCGTGTTCATGATGGGGCTGCTCGGCCGGCCTGGCGTCCTGCGCGTGTATGTGCCGCTGATGGCCCTGCTGGCCGTCACGCCGTTGCTCTTCAACGGTGCTGAGCGCCATCGGCGGCGCCCCGTCGTCTTCGCCACGGTGATGGTGGCTGCCGTATTGAGCGCCTGGATGGCCGTCGGCTTGTGGCAAGCCTTGCAGCACAAGGACGAACAGGCGCGCAGAGAACTGGATTCGCTGCCGTCGGGATCGATTGTGGTCTGGGGCGCCGCCTTCCCGTTCGAGGCGGTCTACCCGC
This region of Acidovorax sp. GBBC 1281 genomic DNA includes:
- a CDS encoding ABC transporter ATP-binding protein: MIRTQALAFAYAGTAPLRFPDVDLPQGGCLLLQGRSGSGKSTWLALVAGLRRASAGTVEVAGQALDRLGGAARDAWRARHIGFVPQTLHLSAALTVAENLALPYFAAGLLRDVAAIHTALDRLGVADLAGRRPHQLSGGQAQRVALARAVLLSPRVLLADEPTASLDDEAAADALALLTACAESCGASLVVATHDRRAAQALADRPGAQCLDLNEIGLQGNQP
- a CDS encoding Fur family transcriptional regulator, giving the protein MPRSPHPDPSAPRALPPGLRSTRATRALLALMSSQPSVAVSGAEVESALARRGVVVNRVTVYRLLDRLAGAGLMRRHIDAQRVARYTLVGHKSEPAAPHFECNDCHRQFPVTEGAAPLQAAARQMLKALASAGHDRLALDVAVRGRCAVCAQTAHPGDGE
- the msrA gene encoding peptide-methionine (S)-S-oxide reductase MsrA; protein product: MTLQTITLGGGCFWCTEAVFDRVRGVTDVESGYANGREPNPTYEDVCTGTTGHAEVVRLTFDPAVIALRDLLEIFFATHDPTTLNRQGNDVGTQYRSGIYTETPEHQSEAEAMVRQMSQDKLFGAPIVTEVVPVKGYWPAEDYHQDYFLNHPGQGYCAFVVGPKVEKFRKTFTRFLKPD
- a CDS encoding TetR/AcrR family transcriptional regulator, yielding MNLSPSPAPQPSTKASKRERRKEARPGELLDAALELFVEKGYAATKVDEVAARAGVSKGTLFLYFPSKEDLFKEVVRQNIGRHFPEWDLEIDQYPHSTAELLRYAYQLWWERIGATPVSGITKLMLGESNNFPDIVAFYRNEVVEPGQRLIGRILQRGVDRGEFRVPDMDCGIHVVLAPLIFMTMWKHSTACMPDLERLTPERFIAAQVDNLLCGLCVPVAAPPAAPKIEG
- a CDS encoding protein-L-isoaspartate O-methyltransferase family protein; amino-acid sequence: MNMPLNTSANISDPILQARYNMIEQQIRPWNVLDTDVLDLLSVVRREEFVPPAYRSMAFMDMEIPLNASNELAQRLGQCMLAPRVEARLLQDLQVKPTDRVLEIGAGSGYMAALLAHRAAQVLALEIEPDLVEFARENLRSAGVLNAEVRHADGAQGAAEQGPFDVIVLSGSVSDVPQALLSQLSEGGRLAAVVGQEPMMRATFIRRTGDRFETTQPWDTIAPRLLHFPEPSRFTF
- a CDS encoding rhodanese-like domain-containing protein; translated protein: MIDHVRPAQLTEWLAATPVGARLLVLDVREPWELQTASVAAEDGFDVAAIPMGELPLRLAELDRDRPTACLCHHGVRSLRVANYLDQQGFDRVANISGGIDAWSHERDAAVPRY
- a CDS encoding TolC family outer membrane protein; protein product: MTTLLRCIPLSLAVAVAAALASFGAQAQSLSQLVEMARGYDTPFQAAKAQYDAAGSRAEQARAGLLPSAGLSAGANYAKTEVNRPPVDLSAPSQSVGLTASQPLYRPANRITFEQGQRGIDIAQAQLEGVAQDLIVRVSQAYFDVLAAGDTLTFVQAQKAAVAEQLASAKRNFEVGTSTVTDSREAQARFDLVVAQEIAADNDLRVKQLALDQVVGRPGVTPQPLAQPVQLPEVAPADVGTWVRSAEELQPQVRQAAIALDVARLETKKAETGHLPTVDLQAGYSVSRNPKGTPTIPNVNSRTNNTTVGVQLTLPLFAGFSVQNRVKETLSLEDKALADLDNARRTVAQATRAAFYGVQSGQGQVRALEAAEASSQSALEANQLGYQVGVRINIDVLNSQSQLYQTKRDLAQARYNVLLGTLKLRQAAGTLSQDDLLAIDALTVR